The Paenibacillus macerans genome includes a window with the following:
- a CDS encoding transketolase family protein — MMNAVAGNYEMENVEMRQMYANTLLELAKANPHVIGLEADLMSAISTNKIMKEIPGQLINTGIMEANMMGVAAGLSLTGKIPYVHTFGQFATRRAFDQLFVSGAYAKTNIKILGSDAGVTAEHNGGTHMAFEDLGLVRLIPGAQVYEASDSTMLRYLLRKIEQEYGIHYIRTIRKHAVKLYPEHEVFAAGKGKVLREGGDVAIIASGIMVAESLKAADLLQEQGIEASVIDMFSIKPIDQELIVKYAEKTKAVVTAENHNVIGGLGSAVAEVLSEHCPTRMRRIGVREQFGQVGKLEYLKQFYKLTAKDIAGAAEEVASR; from the coding sequence ATGATGAACGCAGTTGCCGGAAACTATGAAATGGAAAACGTGGAAATGCGCCAAATGTATGCCAATACGTTGTTGGAGCTGGCCAAGGCCAATCCCCATGTCATCGGCCTGGAAGCCGATCTAATGAGCGCAATCTCGACAAATAAAATAATGAAAGAGATTCCGGGGCAACTCATCAACACCGGAATTATGGAAGCGAATATGATGGGGGTTGCCGCCGGTCTGTCGCTGACGGGCAAGATCCCTTATGTCCATACCTTCGGCCAGTTCGCCACCCGCCGCGCCTTTGACCAGCTGTTCGTTTCCGGCGCTTACGCGAAAACGAACATCAAAATCTTAGGCTCCGACGCCGGCGTGACCGCCGAGCATAACGGCGGTACCCATATGGCCTTCGAAGACCTTGGCCTGGTTCGGCTGATTCCGGGGGCCCAGGTGTATGAGGCGAGCGATTCCACGATGCTGCGTTACCTGCTGCGCAAAATTGAACAAGAATACGGGATTCATTATATACGCACGATCCGCAAACATGCCGTAAAACTTTACCCGGAACATGAGGTGTTTGCAGCGGGGAAAGGAAAGGTTCTGCGTGAAGGAGGCGATGTCGCCATTATTGCCAGCGGTATTATGGTGGCGGAATCCTTAAAAGCGGCTGACCTGCTGCAAGAGCAGGGCATCGAAGCGTCAGTGATCGATATGTTCTCGATCAAACCCATCGATCAAGAGTTAATCGTCAAGTACGCCGAAAAAACCAAAGCGGTCGTTACGGCGGAAAACCATAACGTGATCGGCGGACTGGGAAGCGCCGTGGCCGAGGTGCTCAGTGAACATTGCCCTACCCGAATGCGGCGGATCGGCGTCAGGGAACAATTCGGCCAGGTCGGCAAGCTTGAATACCTAAAACAGTTCTACAAGCTGACCGCGAAGGATATTGCCGGTGCGGCGGAGGAGGTTGCCTCTCGATAA
- a CDS encoding transketolase: MGLDMQKLELFRDEIRLKTLKELHHLGFGHYGGSLSIVEVLAVLYGGVMKVDPQNPKWEERDYFILSKGHGGPGLYAALAAKGYFPEEVLYTLNQNGTKLPSHPDKNLTPGVDMTTGSLGQGISAAVGVALSHKLSGKDNYTYCIVGDGELNEGQCWEAFQFAAHHKLNRLFVFVDDNKKQLDGLTKDIIDPLDFAEKFSAFGFYAMKVDGGSLREIHEAIEQGKAQGDQPVAIILDTVKGQGVPYLEEKADNHHIRPSEADEAAILRAIAELEAKLGKAVEL, translated from the coding sequence ATGGGCTTGGATATGCAGAAACTGGAATTATTTCGTGACGAAATCCGCTTAAAAACGTTAAAAGAGCTGCATCATCTTGGTTTTGGCCATTACGGCGGCAGCTTGTCTATCGTAGAGGTTTTGGCCGTATTGTATGGCGGTGTGATGAAAGTCGATCCGCAAAACCCGAAGTGGGAGGAACGCGATTATTTCATTTTATCCAAAGGCCATGGCGGACCGGGGCTGTACGCCGCTTTGGCGGCTAAAGGCTACTTTCCCGAAGAAGTTCTGTATACGTTAAATCAAAACGGCACGAAGCTCCCTTCGCATCCCGATAAAAATTTAACGCCGGGCGTGGATATGACCACCGGATCTTTAGGCCAAGGCATTTCCGCGGCTGTTGGGGTAGCTCTGTCTCATAAACTATCGGGTAAGGACAATTACACCTATTGCATAGTAGGGGACGGCGAATTAAACGAAGGGCAGTGCTGGGAGGCTTTTCAATTCGCGGCGCATCATAAGCTGAACCGCCTCTTTGTCTTTGTGGATGACAACAAAAAACAGCTGGACGGCTTAACGAAGGACATTATCGATCCGCTCGATTTTGCGGAGAAGTTTAGCGCTTTTGGTTTTTACGCGATGAAGGTGGACGGCGGTTCGTTGCGGGAAATCCATGAAGCGATTGAACAAGGAAAAGCGCAGGGGGATCAGCCGGTTGCGATTATTTTGGATACGGTCAAAGGGCAGGGCGTTCCTTATCTGGAAGAGAAGGCCGATAACCATCACATCCGTCCCAGCGAAGCCGATGAAGCCGCTATTTTAAGGGCGATTGCGGAATTGGAAGCTAAACTTGGAAAGGCGGTGGAGTTATGA
- a CDS encoding PTS ascorbate transporter subunit IIC codes for MGERILKLMMDILSQPAVLVALISLVGLIIQKKPASEIVKGTTKTFLGFLVISAGAGIIVQSLDPFGKMFQSAFHVSGVVPNNEAIVAMALNEFGSATAFIMFFGMIANILIARFTKLKYIFLTGHHTLYMACMLAVILVVSGLEGIPLIIVGSLALGLIMAVFPAICQPIMRKITGNDSVGFGHFSSIGYVASGLVGKVVGKGSRSTEEISFPKGLGFLRDSSVTISLTMVVLYIIIAIFAGPSYVEKELSGGTHYLVFSIIQGVTFAAGVFVILSGVRLVLAEIVPAFKGISTKLVPDSKPALDCPVVFPYAPNAVLIGFFSSFLGGIVGMVILAMTGSVIILPGVVPHFFTGATAGVFGNATGGVRGATLGSFVNGLIITFLPVFLMPVLGNLGFASTTFSDTDFAASGILLGNIAKSLGATGVTVTVVGLVLLAVVFGFFKKSKANQDSQQMEA; via the coding sequence ATGGGCGAAAGAATTCTCAAATTGATGATGGATATTTTAAGCCAGCCGGCCGTCCTGGTTGCGCTGATTTCTCTGGTGGGGCTGATTATTCAGAAAAAACCGGCAAGCGAGATCGTGAAAGGAACCACCAAGACGTTCCTCGGTTTTCTGGTCATTTCCGCCGGGGCCGGAATCATTGTTCAGTCTCTGGATCCATTCGGAAAAATGTTTCAGAGCGCCTTCCATGTGTCGGGGGTTGTGCCGAATAACGAGGCCATCGTGGCCATGGCCTTAAATGAATTTGGCAGCGCCACCGCCTTCATTATGTTCTTCGGCATGATCGCGAATATCCTGATTGCCCGCTTTACAAAGCTGAAATATATCTTTTTGACGGGTCATCACACGCTTTATATGGCTTGTATGCTTGCTGTCATCTTGGTGGTTTCCGGCTTGGAAGGAATCCCGCTGATTATCGTCGGTTCCCTGGCTTTAGGCTTGATCATGGCGGTGTTTCCGGCCATTTGCCAACCCATTATGCGGAAAATCACAGGGAACGACAGCGTGGGGTTCGGGCATTTTTCGAGCATAGGTTACGTTGCTTCCGGGCTTGTCGGAAAGGTTGTCGGGAAAGGCTCCCGTTCCACGGAAGAGATCAGCTTTCCCAAAGGGCTGGGATTTTTGCGCGACAGTTCGGTGACCATTTCGTTAACGATGGTGGTTCTTTATATTATCATTGCTATTTTTGCCGGCCCGTCTTATGTGGAAAAAGAACTTAGCGGCGGCACGCATTACCTTGTATTCTCCATCATCCAGGGGGTTACCTTTGCGGCAGGGGTGTTTGTGATCCTTTCCGGGGTTCGGCTGGTGCTCGCGGAAATTGTACCCGCTTTCAAAGGGATTTCCACCAAGCTGGTTCCGGACTCCAAGCCTGCTCTCGATTGTCCCGTTGTTTTTCCCTATGCGCCAAACGCGGTGCTGATCGGCTTCTTCAGCAGCTTTCTTGGCGGGATCGTGGGGATGGTGATTTTGGCCATGACAGGCTCCGTGATCATCTTGCCGGGCGTGGTTCCCCATTTCTTTACGGGGGCGACGGCCGGGGTATTCGGCAATGCCACGGGCGGAGTTCGCGGCGCAACCCTGGGGTCTTTTGTAAATGGCTTGATCATTACGTTCCTTCCCGTATTCTTAATGCCGGTTCTCGGCAACCTCGGTTTTGCCAGCACGACGTTCTCGGATACCGATTTTGCGGCTTCCGGCATTTTGCTCGGGAATATCGCCAAATCGCTGGGGGCGACAGGCGTCACCGTAACGGTGGTTGGACTAGTGCTGCTGGCCGTGGTATTCGGGTTCTTTAAGAAAAGCAAAGCGAACCAGGATTCGCAGCAGATGGAAGCTTAA
- a CDS encoding PTS sugar transporter subunit IIB yields MKILAICGTGLGSSFMLEMNVKQILSELGLSGVEVDHSDLSSATPDSADLFIAAKDIAAGMGHLGEVIVIDSIIDMDGLRAKLKDVFQAKGMI; encoded by the coding sequence ATGAAAATTTTAGCGATTTGCGGTACGGGTTTGGGAAGCAGCTTTATGTTGGAGATGAACGTCAAACAAATCTTGTCGGAGCTGGGGTTAAGCGGTGTCGAAGTGGACCATTCCGACCTTAGCTCGGCTACGCCGGATTCTGCGGATCTGTTTATCGCCGCCAAGGATATTGCCGCAGGAATGGGGCACTTGGGAGAGGTGATTGTGATCGACAGCATTATCGATATGGACGGTTTGCGCGCCAAACTTAAGGACGTATTCCAAGCCAAGGGAATGATTTAA
- a CDS encoding BglG family transcription antiterminator produces the protein MIDKRPALLLKHLLKVKHTTMNQVMEHSQLTKRQIAYDLDKINYWLKERALPAIPYKGMNHIMVPEEVMAFCRKQQLENRKQDFFLTEEERLIFIYLYLFIRQEHISSVHLTQLLQVSKNTVISDVKKANEMNRPFLVEIRYSRQKGYHLRGTESDKRILVQQHLAQMMQIPYFEKLIHYLVRDRQELLPLDSAHRALVQAEKLFQLDFVEERVRQFAYFLVLYAYRHKEGKSVQFHSDEIELLSRDPMWPVAKTLFDHLGFEEDEHELCYFTTQLLGLSLGSRAVQEGSRDLLFHLCEQLVVDFEYKAAIVFEQKDEVIRTLYQHFKPAYFRMKYRIPIHNPLLEQIQKEHRELYTIIKELLQPVGSLLSINIPEEEIGFITMHFGALLAKPQHAMPKKKRAIVVCPSGVSSSLMVKHQIESLFSEITVEKTLSLQEYQTENDDPYDLIFSTIELESKLPCFYVKPIMTPNEKNRLVNEVYRQLFGIGYQDLSLKELIQTIGRYADIFDEKGLTDALSQLTFHRKIDIQRRSQPVLNDLLKEETIQVVDQLSDWEEAIKVAANPLLEKGAIESSYIEAMIANIKTMGPYVVLGNEVAIPHARPKMGVNQVGMSFLKLNRPVYFLNDEKYPVRLLFCVAANDNKTHLKALTQLTKLLSDTKNIELLKEEASIEAFLDLFKLYSAAV, from the coding sequence ATGATTGATAAACGTCCTGCGCTTTTACTGAAGCACCTTTTGAAAGTGAAGCATACAACCATGAATCAAGTCATGGAGCACTCTCAATTAACCAAACGGCAAATTGCCTACGATTTGGACAAAATCAATTATTGGTTGAAGGAGAGAGCACTTCCTGCCATTCCGTACAAAGGAATGAACCATATCATGGTGCCGGAAGAGGTGATGGCTTTTTGCCGGAAGCAGCAATTGGAGAACCGCAAACAGGATTTCTTTTTAACGGAAGAGGAACGTTTGATATTCATTTACCTGTATCTCTTTATACGGCAAGAGCATATTTCGTCGGTACATTTGACGCAGCTGCTCCAGGTAAGCAAGAACACGGTGATTTCCGATGTGAAAAAGGCCAACGAAATGAACCGGCCTTTCCTGGTTGAAATTCGTTATTCCAGGCAGAAGGGCTACCATCTTCGGGGGACCGAGTCCGATAAGCGAATCCTTGTCCAGCAGCATTTAGCGCAGATGATGCAAATTCCGTATTTTGAAAAACTAATCCACTATCTGGTGCGGGATCGGCAAGAACTTCTTCCCTTAGATTCGGCTCACCGTGCGCTTGTGCAAGCGGAAAAGCTTTTTCAGCTCGATTTTGTGGAGGAACGGGTTCGTCAATTTGCTTATTTTCTTGTTCTTTACGCTTACCGTCACAAAGAAGGAAAATCCGTTCAATTTCATAGTGATGAAATCGAGTTGTTAAGCAGAGATCCCATGTGGCCCGTGGCCAAAACCTTATTTGATCATCTGGGATTCGAGGAAGATGAACATGAGCTGTGCTATTTCACCACCCAATTGTTAGGTTTGTCTTTAGGCAGCCGCGCGGTTCAAGAAGGGAGCCGGGACTTGCTTTTTCACTTATGTGAACAGTTGGTCGTCGATTTTGAATATAAGGCGGCGATTGTTTTCGAACAAAAGGATGAAGTTATCCGCACCTTATATCAGCATTTTAAGCCGGCTTATTTTCGCATGAAATACCGGATTCCGATTCATAATCCGCTGCTCGAGCAGATTCAGAAGGAACATCGCGAGCTTTACACCATAATCAAGGAACTGCTTCAGCCGGTCGGATCGCTGCTAAGCATCAATATTCCGGAGGAAGAAATCGGCTTTATTACGATGCATTTTGGAGCGCTGCTGGCCAAACCGCAGCACGCCATGCCGAAAAAGAAACGAGCGATTGTCGTTTGTCCCAGCGGAGTCAGTTCTTCGTTGATGGTGAAGCACCAGATCGAGTCGCTGTTTTCGGAAATCACCGTGGAAAAAACGCTGTCCTTACAGGAGTACCAAACAGAGAATGACGATCCGTATGATCTGATCTTTTCGACGATTGAGCTCGAGTCCAAGCTCCCGTGCTTTTATGTAAAGCCGATTATGACGCCCAACGAAAAAAACAGGCTGGTCAATGAAGTGTATCGGCAGCTGTTTGGAATCGGGTACCAGGACCTGTCCTTAAAAGAGCTGATCCAAACGATTGGGCGTTACGCCGACATTTTCGACGAAAAGGGATTAACGGATGCGTTAAGCCAACTGACGTTCCATAGAAAAATAGATATCCAGAGGAGGAGCCAACCTGTGCTAAACGATTTATTAAAAGAAGAAACGATCCAAGTGGTTGATCAGCTCTCGGATTGGGAAGAGGCGATTAAAGTAGCGGCAAACCCGCTGCTGGAGAAAGGAGCCATCGAGTCCTCCTATATCGAGGCGATGATTGCAAATATCAAGACCATGGGGCCGTATGTCGTGCTTGGCAATGAAGTGGCGATCCCGCACGCGCGTCCCAAAATGGGCGTGAACCAGGTGGGGATGAGCTTTTTAAAGCTTAATCGGCCGGTCTATTTTTTGAATGACGAAAAATACCCTGTCCGGCTGTTGTTTTGCGTTGCGGCCAATGATAACAAGACCCATCTTAAGGCGCTTACGCAATTAACGAAACTTCTCAGCGACACCAAAAACATTGAGCTCCTCAAAGAGGAAGCGTCGATAGAAGCATTTCTTGACTTATTCAAGTTATATTCTGCCGCGGTTTAA
- a CDS encoding type II toxin-antitoxin system prevent-host-death family antitoxin yields the protein MPNIKPISDLRNYNEVLRDISVGEPVFLTKNGRGKFAIVDISEYEKLTASLKLMSKLAQGEQSGKEKGWMTIEEVEADLEI from the coding sequence ATGCCGAATATTAAGCCCATATCCGATTTGAGAAATTACAATGAGGTTTTGCGGGATATTTCTGTAGGTGAACCGGTATTTTTAACTAAAAACGGCAGAGGGAAATTTGCTATTGTCGATATAAGTGAATATGAAAAACTAACGGCTTCTCTAAAACTGATGTCAAAGCTTGCTCAAGGGGAGCAATCAGGGAAAGAAAAGGGATGGATGACTATAGAGGAAGTCGAAGCAGACCTGGAAATATAA
- a CDS encoding type II toxin-antitoxin system RelE/ParE family toxin — translation MNKLKISPEARNDLVEVKNYISQELYNSEAAVNLIAKITKKIRSLVDYPEIGTPLSATIDIQTDYRYLVCDNYLIFYRYEDGVVYVVRVLYGRRNFIRVLFSNLLEEEK, via the coding sequence ATGAATAAACTGAAAATTTCACCTGAAGCCAGAAATGACTTAGTGGAAGTGAAAAACTACATCTCCCAGGAGCTTTATAATTCTGAAGCCGCTGTAAATTTGATCGCAAAAATAACGAAAAAAATTCGCAGCTTGGTGGATTATCCTGAAATTGGTACACCTCTATCCGCTACTATAGACATTCAAACCGATTATCGGTATCTTGTTTGTGACAATTACCTGATATTTTACAGATATGAAGATGGAGTAGTTTATGTGGTTAGAGTCTTATACGGCAGACGGAATTTCATACGTGTTTTGTTTAGCAATTTACTTGAGGAAGAAAAATAA
- a CDS encoding carbohydrate ABC transporter permease produces the protein MLQKLAPKIGNVLMLLLAIIWLVPLVWMTVTAFRPRQAALSGFWSADFTLDNFATVWSAAPFAVYCLNTLLIVFCVFAVQMLTATMAAFAFARVPFVGSSLVFLLFLAQIMIPADVLIFPNYNILKQFSLLDTKLGIMLPYLASSFGIFLLRQVFKTLPNELEEAALVEGANRWQVLWKVYFPLSRPTFVAFALVSISYQWNNFLWPLIVTNSVENRPLTVGLSIFAQSFEVGVQWTEVSAATLLVIVPLLIIFLAFQRQFIDSFIHSGIK, from the coding sequence ATGCTGCAGAAACTTGCGCCGAAAATCGGCAATGTTCTCATGCTGCTGCTGGCCATCATTTGGCTGGTGCCGCTCGTCTGGATGACGGTGACGGCGTTTCGCCCGCGGCAGGCGGCGCTGTCCGGCTTTTGGTCGGCGGATTTTACCTTGGATAACTTCGCGACGGTGTGGTCCGCCGCCCCCTTTGCGGTGTATTGCCTGAACACGCTGCTCATTGTGTTTTGTGTATTTGCGGTGCAGATGCTGACCGCAACCATGGCGGCCTTTGCATTTGCACGCGTTCCGTTTGTCGGGAGCAGCCTCGTGTTCCTGCTGTTCCTGGCCCAGATCATGATCCCTGCGGACGTGCTGATTTTTCCGAACTATAACATTTTGAAGCAGTTCTCACTGCTCGACACGAAGCTTGGGATTATGCTGCCTTATCTGGCCTCCTCCTTCGGCATCTTCCTGCTGCGGCAGGTGTTCAAGACGCTCCCTAACGAGCTTGAGGAGGCGGCGCTTGTGGAGGGGGCAAACCGCTGGCAGGTGCTGTGGAAGGTGTATTTTCCCTTGTCCAGGCCAACCTTTGTCGCGTTTGCGCTGGTGTCCATCAGCTATCAGTGGAACAATTTTTTGTGGCCCCTGATCGTAACCAATTCCGTGGAAAACCGGCCGCTAACGGTGGGGCTGTCGATTTTCGCGCAATCGTTCGAGGTCGGCGTGCAGTGGACGGAGGTCAGCGCGGCGACGCTGCTGGTGATCGTGCCGCTCCTGATCATTTTTCTGGCGTTCCAGCGCCAGTTTATCGACAGTTTTATTCATTCCGGCATCAAGTAG
- a CDS encoding carbohydrate ABC transporter permease, which produces MKGIRLGNNGFAWLLLLPSLAILALFTFYPIFLTLRLSFFQADLATPEPIFAELDNFRRLAEDEVFWKVMRNNSLFAAGTVPAGIALALLMAVFANKAIRGKALMRTGFFYPTLIPMIAAANIWLFIYTPEYGLVSRMLSWTGQPELNWLGTPGLVMWAMIIMIIWKESGYLMIFYLAGLQNIPRDLYEAAQMDGVGAFTVFRKITFPLLMPTTLFVSIIALTNAFKLVDHLMIMTRGGPNNASNLLLYYIYETAFSFWDQGLASALTVIMIGLMLLFAAVQFFGLDKRIHYN; this is translated from the coding sequence ATGAAGGGTATCAGACTTGGAAACAACGGATTCGCCTGGCTGCTGCTGCTGCCGTCGCTGGCGATCCTGGCGCTGTTTACGTTTTACCCGATCTTTCTGACGCTGCGCCTGAGCTTTTTTCAGGCTGACCTGGCTACGCCGGAGCCGATTTTCGCGGAGCTGGACAACTTCCGCCGGCTGGCGGAGGACGAGGTGTTCTGGAAGGTGATGCGCAACAATTCCCTGTTTGCGGCGGGAACGGTTCCTGCGGGGATCGCCCTTGCCCTGCTGATGGCGGTTTTTGCCAACAAAGCGATCCGGGGAAAAGCGCTGATGCGGACGGGCTTTTTTTATCCGACGCTGATTCCGATGATCGCAGCGGCGAACATCTGGCTGTTCATTTACACGCCGGAGTACGGCTTGGTGAGCAGGATGTTGTCATGGACGGGTCAGCCCGAACTAAACTGGCTGGGCACGCCGGGGCTGGTGATGTGGGCGATGATTATCATGATTATCTGGAAGGAATCGGGGTACCTGATGATTTTTTATCTGGCCGGTCTGCAAAATATCCCGCGCGACCTTTACGAGGCCGCTCAGATGGATGGGGTCGGGGCCTTTACGGTGTTCCGCAAAATCACGTTCCCGCTGCTGATGCCAACGACGTTGTTCGTTAGCATTATCGCTTTGACGAATGCTTTTAAGCTCGTCGATCATCTGATGATCATGACCCGCGGGGGTCCCAACAATGCCAGCAATCTGCTGCTGTATTACATTTACGAGACGGCGTTCAGCTTCTGGGACCAGGGGCTTGCTTCCGCGCTGACCGTCATTATGATCGGGCTGATGCTGCTGTTTGCAGCGGTGCAGTTCTTTGGGCTCGACAAGCGAATTCATTACAACTGA
- a CDS encoding ABC transporter substrate-binding protein: MQKWSTKVLAVALGLSLLAGCGGGNGSGGNGGSVSGANASTNGAGTANASAGKKTELTFYYPIAVGGPLTATIEAMAADFEAEHPDIDVTPVYTGSYADTAVKTQAGVQAKQPPDVAVQQSTELFSLLDMNAIIPLDDFIVKEEGGYLADFYPAFMANSQTDGHTYSIPFQRSTIVLYYNKEMFKEAGLDPEKGPETWEQMQEYAVKLKKDGRYGLEIPVTGFAYWMMQTFALQNGDNLMTPDGKKVMFDTPENVEGLQYWVDLAAKHKATPEGVTDWSTVPSDFLEGKTAMMYHTTGNLSNVKKNATFDFGVSFLPAKKQYGSPTGGGNFYIFKDIAPEKQQAAWEFVKFMTEPEHAAQWSIDTGYVAVRKSAYETERMKEYAAGFPAAVVARDQLEYAAAELSTHNNGKVMKILNDSVQAALIGDLTPAGALKKAQAEADQALASFNK, encoded by the coding sequence ATGCAAAAATGGAGTACGAAAGTGCTGGCAGTTGCGCTGGGATTGTCGCTTTTGGCGGGATGCGGGGGCGGCAACGGGAGCGGCGGCAACGGCGGATCCGTCTCCGGTGCGAATGCTTCCACGAACGGGGCGGGAACGGCGAACGCGTCCGCAGGGAAAAAGACCGAGCTTACGTTCTATTATCCGATCGCGGTCGGCGGGCCGCTAACCGCGACGATCGAGGCGATGGCGGCGGACTTTGAGGCGGAGCATCCCGATATTGACGTGACCCCGGTGTACACCGGCAGCTATGCCGACACCGCGGTCAAGACGCAAGCCGGCGTCCAGGCCAAGCAGCCGCCGGATGTGGCGGTGCAGCAGTCGACCGAGCTGTTCAGTCTGCTGGATATGAACGCGATTATTCCGCTGGACGATTTTATCGTAAAGGAAGAGGGCGGCTATCTGGCGGATTTCTATCCTGCCTTTATGGCCAACTCGCAAACGGACGGCCATACTTACAGCATTCCGTTTCAGCGCAGCACCATCGTGCTTTACTATAACAAGGAGATGTTCAAGGAAGCGGGACTCGATCCGGAAAAAGGGCCGGAAACCTGGGAGCAAATGCAGGAGTACGCGGTTAAGCTGAAAAAGGATGGGCGCTACGGCCTGGAAATCCCGGTCACGGGCTTTGCTTATTGGATGATGCAGACTTTTGCTCTGCAGAACGGCGACAATCTGATGACCCCGGACGGCAAAAAGGTCATGTTTGATACGCCGGAAAACGTGGAAGGGCTGCAGTATTGGGTGGACCTGGCCGCGAAGCACAAGGCGACGCCGGAGGGCGTGACCGATTGGAGCACCGTGCCGTCCGATTTCCTGGAAGGCAAAACGGCGATGATGTACCATACGACCGGCAACCTGTCGAACGTGAAAAAGAACGCCACCTTTGACTTTGGCGTCAGCTTCCTGCCGGCGAAGAAGCAGTACGGCAGCCCGACGGGCGGCGGCAACTTCTATATTTTCAAGGATATCGCACCCGAGAAGCAGCAGGCCGCCTGGGAATTCGTCAAGTTTATGACCGAACCCGAGCACGCCGCCCAATGGAGCATCGACACCGGTTATGTAGCCGTGCGCAAGTCCGCTTATGAGACGGAACGGATGAAGGAGTACGCGGCCGGGTTCCCGGCGGCGGTCGTGGCCCGCGATCAGTTGGAATACGCGGCGGCCGAACTGTCCACCCATAACAACGGCAAGGTGATGAAAATTTTGAATGATTCCGTGCAGGCGGCATTGATAGGCGATTTGACTCCGGCCGGCGCGCTGAAGAAAGCTCAGGCGGAGGCGGACCAGGCGCTGGCGTCCTTTAACAAATAG
- a CDS encoding HAD-IIA family hydrolase, with translation MPDTLSFETYFFDLDGTIFLGDVLLPGVQETLCHLRSLNKKVRFLSNTTIRTRGECRDRLMQLGLAAHEKEIVTAGFMSAAYFLELRGAVRVLVAGEKALRDELVSVGVEMTDDPAQATHVLVGMDREFDYGKLHRAMKAVRNGACLIAANPDPNCPVAGDLIPDTWSMVKAIEAASMGAVSEVIGKPSAYYAAKVLEWSGTSGDRCLMIGDRLDTDIVFGASHGMRTALVLTGVASLGDLEQFPVMPDYVWATLDELLGQAERT, from the coding sequence TTGCCGGACACGCTGTCATTTGAAACGTACTTTTTCGATTTGGACGGTACCATCTTTCTGGGGGACGTCCTGCTGCCCGGCGTGCAGGAAACGCTATGCCATTTAAGAAGCTTGAACAAAAAAGTGAGGTTTTTGAGCAATACGACCATCCGCACCCGCGGGGAATGCCGGGACCGGCTGATGCAGCTTGGCCTTGCCGCGCATGAGAAAGAAATCGTGACGGCGGGGTTCATGTCCGCCGCTTACTTTCTGGAATTGCGTGGGGCGGTGCGGGTGCTCGTTGCCGGGGAGAAGGCGCTGCGCGATGAACTCGTCTCGGTTGGGGTAGAAATGACGGACGATCCGGCGCAGGCGACGCATGTGCTGGTCGGCATGGACCGGGAGTTCGACTACGGCAAGCTGCACCGTGCGATGAAGGCGGTGCGGAACGGAGCGTGCCTGATCGCCGCCAATCCGGATCCGAACTGCCCTGTGGCCGGGGATCTAATTCCCGACACCTGGTCCATGGTCAAAGCAATCGAAGCAGCGAGCATGGGGGCGGTGAGCGAAGTCATCGGCAAGCCGTCCGCCTATTACGCGGCCAAGGTGCTGGAATGGAGCGGTACGAGCGGCGACCGCTGCCTCATGATCGGGGACCGACTGGACACCGACATCGTGTTCGGGGCCAGCCATGGCATGCGGACCGCGCTTGTACTGACCGGGGTCGCTTCGCTCGGGGATCTGGAACAGTTTCCGGTCATGCCGGATTATGTCTGGGCCACGCTGGACGAACTGCTGGGGCAGGCCGAACGAACTTAA